The Candidatus Eremiobacteraceae bacterium DNA segment CCCGCCGCTCATCTCTCCGACACGCTCGCAGCAGGAGCCGGACTCTGCGACGAAGCGGCAGCAGCGATCGTCGCGTCGGAAGCGCCGCGACGCGTCGACGAACTCATACGTCTCGGCGTCGCGTTCGACCTAGCGGGCCCCGGCGAGCTCGATCTCACGCGCGAAGCGGCCCACAGTGCGGCGCGCGTCGCCCACGCCGCCGATGCGACGGGCCGCGCGATAACCGAGACGCTGTCAGCGCGCGCCATGCGCCATCCGAACGTCAGCGTGCTCGAACGCGCGACCGCCGTCGAACTCATCGTCGATGATCGCGGCTGCCGCGGCGCGTGGCTGCACGTGAACGACCGACTCGTCGCCGTGCTCGCGCCCGTCACCGCGCTCGCGACCGGCGGCAGCGGACGCATGTTCGCGCGCACCACGAACCCCGCCGGCGCAACCGCCGACGGTTTGCTGCTCGCGCTCAACGCCGGCGCGATGCTCGCCGACGTCGAGTTCGTTCAATTTCATCCGACCGCTCTCGCGCTCGCGGGCGCGCCGGCGCTTCTCGTCTCGGAAGCCGCGCGTGGCGAAGGGGCGATCTTGGTAGACTCGGCCGGCAGACGCTTCTGCTTCGACGCGGATCCGCGCGGCGAGCTCGCGCCACGCGACATCGTGGCTCGCGCCATCGCCCGCCAGTTGCAACGCGATCCCGCCGGGCTGGTGAGGCTCGACGCGCGTCCGATCGGGTCGCCGGAATACGTGCGGTCACGATTCCCCAACATCGCCGCCGCGTGCGCGCGATTCGGCATCGACATCGGCACGACGCCGATTCCCGTATCGCCGGCGGCGCATTACCACATGGGCGGAGTCCGAACCGATCTTTGGGGCCGCACGTCGGTGGCCGGATTGTATGCAATCGGCGAGTGCGCGTGCACCGGTTTGCACGGCGCGAATCGATTGGCGTCCAATTCGCTAGCGGAATGTCTCGTCTTCGCGGCGCGAGCCGCCGACGATATCCGCGGATCGGACAGCGAAGGATTTGCGATCGACGACCCCAACGCTGCGCCCGCCATTGTCGAGGCGCCCGATGGAATCGCAGCGGTCGCAGAGTTGATGTGGAGCGCTGCCGGACTGGAACGCGATGCGGCGCCGCTGCGCGCGGCGATCGACGTGCTCGACGCGATGCCCCGTGAACCGCGTCCGATCTCTCGCGCTGCGCTGGAAGCGCGTTCGGTGCTCTCGGCAGGATCCATCGCCGCTCGCGCGGCGCTCATGCGCGAGGAAAGCCGAGGCAGCCATTATCGCGACGATTTCATCGACCGCGATGACGCGAAATGGCGCACCCGGATTCTTTGGTCGTCGAGCGGTCCGTCGTTCGAACCGGTCGCCGCACCCGTGCCGAACGCATAGTCGTCGCTCATGCGTCATCCGTATCAATCGTCGCCGCCGTTCACACCGATGACCGAACTCGAGGCAACGACGTTCGATTCGTTCTTGCACGCCGCCATCGCGGAAGACGTGGGCGGCGGCGACATCACGACCGATTCGGTCGTTCCGACCTCCGCGTCGGCCACGGCGGATGTGATCGTGCGAGACGAGGGCGTGCTTGCGGGCCTCGCGGTCGCGCTGCGTGCTTTCGCAATCGTCGAGCCGCGAATCGATCGCGATCTCAGAATCCAGGACGGCACGCGAGTTGGCGCGGGCACGACGGTCGCGCGATTGTCCGGACCGGCCCGAGGCATTCTGACCGCCGAACGCGTCGCCCTTAATCTGCTCGGGAGGCTTTCGGGCATTGCAACGCTCACGCGTTCGTACGTCGACGAAATTAGCGGCTCTAAAGCAAAGATCGCAGACACGCGCAAGACCACTCCGGGTCTGCGTTCGCTCGAACGCTACGCGGTGCGAGCCGGCGGCGGCGTCAATCACCGCTTCGGGCTGCACGACGCCGTGTTGATCAAAGACAATCACCTCGCCGCCGACGGGGGCGTCGGTGAAGCGGTCGCCCGCAGCCGGACAGGCGCTCCGGGCGGCCCCGTGATCGAGGTGGAGTGCGACACGCTCCAGCAGGTGACCGAAGCGCTGGCCGCAGGCGTCGACGCCGTCCTGCTCGACAATATGAACGAAGCGACGATCGCAAAGGCTGTCCATATGGCGGCCGGACGAGCCATCGTCGAAGCGTCCGGAGGCATCAACTTGCGCACGGTGCGGGGCGTGGCGGCGACCGGCGTTGACGTGATTTCGGTTGGCGCGCTCACGCACGGCGCGGTCTCACTCGACGTCGCCCTCGACTTTGTGTTGCGCTGATCGCCGGCGCCGCCGACTCGATGATGGAGAAAGACATGACAAAACGTCCGGAAGACGTCCAGCAGGACTGGGTCAACGCGCATCTCGGCCGGTCTTCAAAACAGACCGTGGAACGATTGCTGACGAGCCCTCAGGCGAAGGCCCCCGAAGGCGCGCCCGTGCTCACGCTTCGCGGCGTGAAGGCGCGGTGCGTCGCCGGCGGTGCGTCGAATTTTTGGATCGTGGGCCACGAGGCCGCCGAGCCTATGCTCTCCGGCGATTTCCCCATGACGGGCATGTCCCCGACCGCCTATTTCGTGCTGGCCCCGGGCTTCAATTTTCTTCCGTACGCGGTGCCGCGTGCGCAATTGACGCCCGAAAACCACTCGATCACGGGCGACCTCGACGCGCTCGAAGCACAAATGCGCGACGTCTACGGTCAGTCAACCGGGAGCAAAGGGGCGACCCTCCCGTGAGCGAATCCTTCGCCAAGGACCTCCCACGCCTATTGCGCGCGTGTCCGACCTCCGGTCGAAAATAAGGAGGCGTTCGTGAGCAAACCCATCGAGCCCGAACACGTCACGCTCGAGTTTTACACGATGTGCTCGTTCCATCCAGACGACGAACCGGCCACTGCACCAGTACCCCTCTTCGTTCTAGGGTACCGAGAAGGCGGCGAGCCGGTTTTCGTTTGGCTTGTGGACAAGCATCATTTCGACGGATCACGATTGACCAAGGACACCTACTGGCTCCACGCGCTGAACAATCTTGAAGAATATTTCCACAAGAAGCTCGCCAAGTGCGTCGAGGAAGAAGCCTGCGTCCGTGGCGGACTTGAGCTTCTCGTGCAGACGTATCAGGGCCAAATGAGATTTACTCCGCTCACGCCGGTCGCCGACCACGCCTTTGGCCTGCGCCGCGCCCAGGAACTTTCCACTGCCGTCTAACGGCCGACGCCGCGCACCAAACGCAACGGTTGACGGGCGGTCGTAAGGCCGCCCGCTCTATGCTTGAGGTCCTATGCCCAGAGCCAACGTCACCCAGGCCACGTCCCCCGGCCGTCAGCGAGTCGTCATCGCCGGCGTTGACACGGGCGACGATCACACGCGTTTCGACGTCGAAATGGACGAACTCGGCGCGTTGGCCAACGCCGCGGGCGCCGACGTCGTCGCGCGCATCGTGCAGCGCAGGTCCGCGGTCGACGCGGCCAGCCTTCTCGGCTCGGGAAAAGTGACCGAAGTGGCCGACGCGGCTCGGGCGAACGGCGCTTCGACCGTCCTCACGCTCAATGCGTTGCGGCCGCGGCAGCGCACGAATCTTGAGAAGCTGCTCGGCGGTGAGATCTCCGTGCTCGACCGGTCCGTGGTCATACTCGACATCTTCGCGCAGCACGCTCGCACCGGCGAGGGCAAACTGCAAGTCGAACTTGCACAGCTCAAACACCAGGCCGCGAATCTCATCGGCGCTCGAGACGCGCTGTCGCGTTTGGGCGGCGGCATTGGAACGCGCGGACCCGGCGAAACCAAACTCGAGGTCGACCGCCGTCACATCCGAGCCCGCATCGAACTCCTTGAAAAGCAGCTCGACCACGTGCAAACGCGGAGGCGCGAACAGCGGCGCTCGCGAGAAGGCACGCCGGTCGTCGCGCTCGTCGGCTATACGAACGCCGGCAAATCCTCGCTGCTCAACGCGCTGTCCGGCGCGACCGTCTACGTGGCCGATCAGCCTTTCGCCACCTTAGACCCGACGTTGCGCAAAGTGCGACTTAGCGAAGAGCGCGACGTCGTGCTCGCCGATACGGTTGGATTCATCAGCGATCTGCCGAAGGAGCTGGTCGCGGCGTTTCGCGCGACCCTTGAAGAAGTCACCAGCGCCGCCGCGCTCGTCCACGTCATCGACGCCAGTAATCCTTTTTGGGCGCGGCAGCGCGAGTCGGTCGAGGTTATTCTGCGGGAACTCGGCGCCGGCGACAAACCAACCATTCTCGCATGGAACAAATCCGATGTCGCCGGATCGAACATTCTCGGCGACGGTGTAGCGGTTTCAGCCAAAACCGGCGCCGGATTGCCCGAATTGCGTGCTGCGATCGCCGCGCTTGTCTAGGGAGATTTATTTTGTAGGAGGGCAAGCATCGCTTGCCCATCGCAAAAAAAAATGGGTGAGCGATGCTCACCCTACTACAATACCGGGGTATGTTACAGAAGCACGCCTTCGCGTTTGAGCAGCGCGCGCTTGCGTGCCACGCCCGCCGCACCGCCGCCGTATACACCTATGGTTCCATCAGCGCGCACCACGCGATGGCACGGTACAATCAGCCAGAGCGGATTGTGTGCGATGGCGCTAGCCGCGGCACGAACCGCGAGCGGCCGATGAGCCTCGCGCGCCAACCATCGGTACGGACGCGTCTCGCCCCACGGAATGCGCATCGCCGCGAACAGCACGTCGCGTTCGTAGTCGCGCGCCCACGTTAGATCGACGGGAACGTCGACGTCGCGCTCGCCGCGCGCGAGCGCCGCAAGCGATTCGCGGATGAGCTTTGGCACGGGTTTGCTCTCGAGCCGCATTTTGAGGCGGCGCTGCGCCTCGTCAACGGCCGCGCGCGAGTCTTTCTCCGCGAACGCTACGCCCATGAACGTCCACACCACGCGAATGCTGTCTTTGCCGGCGCGGCAGACGCCCGTATAGGCGGTTGGTCTCGCGCTCAATGTCCGTAGCGGCGCAATATCTGCAAAAGCCGATCATGGGGTAGGCCGTACACTGTGTTCCCGTCGCGCCCCACCGTGGTCTGACCGGCCAGCAGCGCGTTGATGACCGCTTCCTCGGTCGCATCTTCTGTCGCGTCGAAAAGCGAATTGATGTGGTATTGATCGAGTACGGTCACCGTCATCGTGCGCGCGTCCGGATAGTGTGGCACGACGTTGGCCGTGGAGAACGCGATGATGAGATCGCCGCTGCCGGTGCGAGCGGTCGCTCCCGTGCGCGCAAGGCCAAGTGCTGCGCGCTTTGCAAGCCGCTCCAACTGATCGTGCAGCAGCGGCGCGTCGGTCGCGATCACGATGATGACGGACCCGTCACCCGCCTTCGGTTCGCGCAGCTGCAGATCTTGGATATTAGCGCCGACCGGTGCGCCGTCAACCGTCAGTTCGGCGCGCCGCCCCGTATTGGTGTTGACGAGCACGCCCGTGGTGTAGCCGCCGTCGCGCTCGGTCAACACGCGCGACGCCGTGCCGATGCCGCCTTTGAACTCGAACGACACCATGCCGGTGCCCGCGCCCACGCCGCCTTGTGCGACTTGGCCGCCCACCGCGGCATCCAGTGCGGCGACCGCGTCTGCCGCTGTGTTATGCCGGCCCTGCTGATCGTTGAGGAACGCGTCGTCGCACTCGGCCACGACCGGCAGCGGCACATCGTCATCGATGCCGACGCCCGGATACTGCTTGAGGTACCACGAGACGACCCCATCGTCAACGCGACCCACGGACAGTGTGTCGGTGAGCAGCACCGGCACTTCCATCCATCCGGCTTCATTTATCCACGTGGTGCCGGTCATTTCGCCGTTGCCGTTGAGCGCCCACGCCGCCGCGAAGACCTTGCGATGCCAGACATCGGTTCGAGGCATCACGGCGGTGACGCCGGTGCGCACGGGGCCGACACCGGGCACGAGTTTTCCGGAGCCTGACACGTGCGTCACCTGGCCGACACGGACTCCCGCTACATCGGTTATCGCGTCGTACTTGCCGGGCTGGAGCCGGCCAATATGAATGCCGAGAGCCGGCGCTTTCACGTACGGTCCCGACGACGAATACGATCCGCTCGAGACTGGTGACGCGGCAGCGACCGCGGACAAAAGAAGCGCCCCTATCATCATGCCGCCTCGTTCGGCGCTTTGGTCCCTTGCCCTCGCCAAGGACTTCATGCCGCCCTGCGCGCAAGCCAGGCGCAATGCGTCGTGGTAGATTCGCGTTAGGGGCGGCTTTCAGCGCCGTTGGTCTCGCGCTGTGCCGCGGACCCTCGCTCGCGCTGGAACTGCAGGACCAAGCACCGGCTGGTCAGCCCGAACCGCTTCAAGCGCGAAGCATCCGGATTCGTCTGTTCAGCGGCAAGTCATTGATCCGCGCCGACGTGACTGGTGCCGATGCGAACTGCACCCCCGTTCTGTTTTCATTCGATGCCAACACGACGTTCAAGCCGACCGCTATCGGCGGGGGCGTGCCGCTCAGCGTGACCGCCTACGACTCAGGCGGGCTCGTCGCGTCGCGGCGCTACGCCGGCACGGTGACCATCGCGCCCGACCCCGGTGGCATCTTGATCATCAACGCAGTGGACCTCGAGGCGTATACGCCGTCCGTGCTCGGCGCGGAGATGGGACCGAGCTGGCCCTTAGAAGCGCTCAAAGCGCAGGCGATATTAGTCCGGACCTATGCGTTGCATGCCGCAGCCTTCAGCAAGAAGCCGTACGATTTGGGCGATGACACTTCAAGCCAGGTCTATCACGGTATCGACGCGGTCGCCGATCGCTTCACGTCGGCGGCCCAATCCACGGCCGGTCTCGCTCTCTACGCGGGCGAGTCGGTCGCCGACATTTTTTACAGCGCCGCATGCGGTGGCCACACGGCAAGTTCGGTGGAACTCACGGGCGTCATCGCACCGCCGTACTTGCGGGGTATCGCCGACGTCGCCAACAACGGCGCGGCGTATTGTGCAAAAGCGCCGTATTTTTCGTGGCAGAATGTGATTCCGACGGGCGCGCTCGAACGGATCTTTGATCTCGATGCCGGCGATCTCGCGAGCATCGACGCGAGCGCCACGTGGCCGGATGGTCGCGTGAAGAACGTCAAAGCAAGAAGCCACCGTGGCTTTGAGAATACCATGGACGGCCGCGTGTTCTACGGCAGATGCGGTGCACAGTTGGGCTATAAGGTTTTGCCGAGCACGATGTTCGGGGTGGCGCCCGATCCCGGCGGCTACGGCTTTACCGGCCACGGCATCGGCCACGGCATTGGGATGTGCCAATGGGGGGCGCACGGCCGCGCCGACGCCGGCATGAACGCCGCCGCCATTTTGAGCGCCTACTTCCCGGGAACGGTCTCACGGCTGGCGTGACAGCCGTCACTTCGACGGACCTTTGACCCCATTGCTGTGATGTTCCGCCTCCGCGCGTGTCATATGCTCGGAGGACTTACACATTCACATGGACACAAGCATTCACTTTTCTGAAGAAGCCACCCGCACGTACGGCCCGGATGAGCTCGAGCAGCATCTTCGCGCTCTTGCGCAAACGGCAGCTTCGTTCGCTCGCGACATCGACGTCGATACCATGCTCGCATATGCGCTCCGCGCGTCGGCCTCCGGCTGTCACGCAAAGCGCGCGTTTATGATGACCGTAGACGGCCGCGATCTTTCACTCCGAGGCGTCGCACCGGCGCTCGGCATACTGGATTCCGATGCGATCTCGTTTCGCATGGTCGCGGGAGAATGCGCGGCGATCGACGCGGCGCTGCAGCGCGGCGAATCAACGATTTTTCAGAGCGCGGATGATCTAACGGGTTTCCCGCAGGTCGCGGCTGCTCTTGGCGCCCAAAACTGCTTGATCGCCCCGGTTTCGGCGGGCAAAGACATCATCGGCGTATTGTTCCTGTTCGACAAATACGCCCCATACGGCGGCTTCAATGCTCTCGACGTCGCATTCGTGCGCACAACCGTCGGCTTGCTTGGCGGCGCGCTGCAGGGCATGAGCCTTCGCGATAACGCTCCCTCGTCGTTCGTCGGCAACGTCTCGGGATTGGTCGCACAGCATCTTTTCGACGAAACGTTCGCGCTTGAGATGGAGCGCGCGCAGCGACTTGGCCTCGCGCTCGGATGCGTGGTCTTCAAGGTCCTGGAACACGGCAGTATCGCACAGACGCACGGATTGTCCTCAGCCGATGTCGTCATGCGCCACCTCGGGCAGACGCTCGCAAAACACGTGCGCCAAATCGATATTCTTCTACGATACGACGAGCAGCGGATCGTGCTGCTCATGCCGGGCGAAAAGGCCGAGACGGCCCGTGCGGTGATGCGGCGGCTTGACGCCACAGTGGTGCGAATCTCGTGGCCGAAAGTTGGCAAGGTCAGCTTGTCCTGTGGCGTCGCATCGTATCCCGAAGATGCGAAGTCCGCTAACGAACTCGTGGCGACGGCGATCAAACACTCAGGGACGGCGGCCGAAGCCGCGATCGACGCCGCGTAAATCCCAATTCTTATTGGCCAGTAGGAGGGCAAGCAGCGCTTGCCCCTCGTGGTTCAATACCTCGCGATCTGCGCGAGCAAGCCGTCCTCGCCGGCCCACACCGAATCGAGTCCGTGTTCCCAGCCGTTGACCAGGAACGCGTAGATCACAACACCGTGATGCGCGGTCTTCACATACCCCGCCAGACTGCTCACTCCCTCGATGTATCCGTCTTTGCCGAGCACGCGACCAAGCGCATCGGGGGCGAGATCCCGTACGTGCACCGTTCCGTCTAAACCCACGCGCGGCAGCAGCGCCGCATACTTTGCGGCGTCGGGACCCGAGACGAGTTCACGCAGCACGGCCGCCACCGCCGAAGCGTCGATCCGGTTCGCCGTGGATAGACCCGACCCGTCCGCAAGGCCAGAACCGGCCTCGGAAACGCCGACCTCTCGCAAGTGATCTCTTTCTGCCGCGAGTCCGTTTGCCAACGTACCGACACCGAATCGCTGTGCGCCGACGGAGCGGAGCAGTTGCTCGGCGATGTGATTGTCGCTATCGACCATCATGCGGTGGATGATCGCCGTGAGTGGCCTCGACTCTCGAGTCCAGATTGCGACGCCGCCGGGCGGGGCAGTGCCTACCGACGCATCGCCGCCAACGACAATTCCGGCTTTCACGAGCATTGCTTTCAGCGCGACGGCCGCTTTTTGCGTCGGATTCGAAAGGCTCCGCCAATATTTTTGCGGTGCGCCGTACGGGATCAGGCCCGAGACTTGAAAGCCGCCGCCGTCTGGCAGCGGATCTATCCGGAGCGTGTTTTGAGCATCGGACGAAGTCGTCCGAATGGTTCCGACCACAGCGCCGGCGATCGCATCCGGATCGACGCGCACATTCGCGGCGCCGCCGCTCGGGTAGGGGGTGATTGTGAACTGCGCCGTGCCCCCGTCCATCGTCACCGCACTCGTGAGCGCGGCATACCCATATTCGAGGTCGTCGGCAGCCCACGTCGGGTTCACCTCGTCGGGTCCGAAAAGACTGCCGTCGGCGATCACGTCACCGTCGATTCGGTCGATGCCGGACGCCCTCATCGCCGCGACCGCGCGTTGCAGATCGGCGCTCGTCAATTCGGGATCGCCGCCTCCAACAAACCAGAGAGAGCCGGTGATCGCATTTCCTTGCGGCGCCTGACCGGTGACAAACCGAGACGTAAATCGATACGCGGGTCCTAGGTCGCGCAGCGCGGTCGCCGCGACGACGAGCTTGAGCACCGACGCGGGCGCGAGCGCGCCATTCGCGTTGCGCGCGTAGAGTTTCGCGCCGGTCCGCGCATCTTCGATCACGACGCCGGTGGACGCTGGGAAATCGCCATTCCCGAATACGCTGCCGGCAGCGCCTGCGATTTCATGCGTTTGCCGAGCAGACCAAGGCGACCCGGCGCGAATGAAGTTGCTGGCGAACGCGGGCGGTCGAGGCGTCGCGTGCGCGACAACCGTCGTCTTTGGATGCGGCGCGAAGACGTGTGCGATCCAGATAACGGCTAGGACAATTGCAGCGAGGACGCATACGGCGGCAAACCGGCGCCGCGCCGCGCGAAGACGCGCCCGGCGGAGACGACGCGGTTGGTACGCGTCAGGCGGAGGAACGGCCGCTCGCATCTTCCCACCACGCGAGTTGTGCATCCCAGCGCGCGAACCAATAGACGAGCGATTGCCATTCGCCGAATTCCGCGAACCGCTTGCGGATCTGCTTCTCCGTGGGCCGCCGCCCGTTGAACAGTTCACGTTTGGCATACGCGTACGTGGCGCTATCAACCGAGATGTGGTCGTAGTGGCCTAAGAGATTCATCAGGAAATGCGCCGACGACTTTCCGACGCCTTTCAATTTTGTGAGGGTCTTGAACACCGTCTCGGCGTCGGCGGTGGACGCTTGCGCGTCGATCGCGTCGAGGTCGATGTCGCCCGATTTTTGGCGCCGGGCGAGCTCAAAGATGTATGGCGCCCGGTAGCCGGCGCGAACGTAATCGCGAAACCAGCGTTCGCCGGCGCGTGTGACCTGGC contains these protein-coding regions:
- the nadB gene encoding L-aspartate oxidase — encoded protein: PAAHLSDTLAAGAGLCDEAAAAIVASEAPRRVDELIRLGVAFDLAGPGELDLTREAAHSAARVAHAADATGRAITETLSARAMRHPNVSVLERATAVELIVDDRGCRGAWLHVNDRLVAVLAPVTALATGGSGRMFARTTNPAGATADGLLLALNAGAMLADVEFVQFHPTALALAGAPALLVSEAARGEGAILVDSAGRRFCFDADPRGELAPRDIVARAIARQLQRDPAGLVRLDARPIGSPEYVRSRFPNIAAACARFGIDIGTTPIPVSPAAHYHMGGVRTDLWGRTSVAGLYAIGECACTGLHGANRLASNSLAECLVFAARAADDIRGSDSEGFAIDDPNAAPAIVEAPDGIAAVAELMWSAAGLERDAAPLRAAIDVLDAMPREPRPISRAALEARSVLSAGSIAARAALMREESRGSHYRDDFIDRDDAKWRTRILWSSSGPSFEPVAAPVPNA
- the nadC gene encoding carboxylating nicotinate-nucleotide diphosphorylase, giving the protein MRHPYQSSPPFTPMTELEATTFDSFLHAAIAEDVGGGDITTDSVVPTSASATADVIVRDEGVLAGLAVALRAFAIVEPRIDRDLRIQDGTRVGAGTTVARLSGPARGILTAERVALNLLGRLSGIATLTRSYVDEISGSKAKIADTRKTTPGLRSLERYAVRAGGGVNHRFGLHDAVLIKDNHLAADGGVGEAVARSRTGAPGGPVIEVECDTLQQVTEALAAGVDAVLLDNMNEATIAKAVHMAAGRAIVEASGGINLRTVRGVAATGVDVISVGALTHGAVSLDVALDFVLR
- the hflX gene encoding GTPase HflX encodes the protein MPRANVTQATSPGRQRVVIAGVDTGDDHTRFDVEMDELGALANAAGADVVARIVQRRSAVDAASLLGSGKVTEVADAARANGASTVLTLNALRPRQRTNLEKLLGGEISVLDRSVVILDIFAQHARTGEGKLQVELAQLKHQAANLIGARDALSRLGGGIGTRGPGETKLEVDRRHIRARIELLEKQLDHVQTRRREQRRSREGTPVVALVGYTNAGKSSLLNALSGATVYVADQPFATLDPTLRKVRLSEERDVVLADTVGFISDLPKELVAAFRATLEEVTSAAALVHVIDASNPFWARQRESVEVILRELGAGDKPTILAWNKSDVAGSNILGDGVAVSAKTGAGLPELRAAIAALV
- a CDS encoding methylated-DNA--[protein]-cysteine S-methyltransferase; translation: MSARPTAYTGVCRAGKDSIRVVWTFMGVAFAEKDSRAAVDEAQRRLKMRLESKPVPKLIRESLAALARGERDVDVPVDLTWARDYERDVLFAAMRIPWGETRPYRWLAREAHRPLAVRAAASAIAHNPLWLIVPCHRVVRADGTIGVYGGGAAGVARKRALLKREGVLL
- a CDS encoding P1 family peptidase, which produces MMIGALLLSAVAAASPVSSGSYSSSGPYVKAPALGIHIGRLQPGKYDAITDVAGVRVGQVTHVSGSGKLVPGVGPVRTGVTAVMPRTDVWHRKVFAAAWALNGNGEMTGTTWINEAGWMEVPVLLTDTLSVGRVDDGVVSWYLKQYPGVGIDDDVPLPVVAECDDAFLNDQQGRHNTAADAVAALDAAVGGQVAQGGVGAGTGMVSFEFKGGIGTASRVLTERDGGYTTGVLVNTNTGRRAELTVDGAPVGANIQDLQLREPKAGDGSVIIVIATDAPLLHDQLERLAKRAALGLARTGATARTGSGDLIIAFSTANVVPHYPDARTMTVTVLDQYHINSLFDATEDATEEAVINALLAGQTTVGRDGNTVYGLPHDRLLQILRRYGH
- a CDS encoding SpoIID/LytB domain-containing protein, with amino-acid sequence MRRGRFALGAAFSAVGLALCRGPSLALELQDQAPAGQPEPLQARSIRIRLFSGKSLIRADVTGADANCTPVLFSFDANTTFKPTAIGGGVPLSVTAYDSGGLVASRRYAGTVTIAPDPGGILIINAVDLEAYTPSVLGAEMGPSWPLEALKAQAILVRTYALHAAAFSKKPYDLGDDTSSQVYHGIDAVADRFTSAAQSTAGLALYAGESVADIFYSAACGGHTASSVELTGVIAPPYLRGIADVANNGAAYCAKAPYFSWQNVIPTGALERIFDLDAGDLASIDASATWPDGRVKNVKARSHRGFENTMDGRVFYGRCGAQLGYKVLPSTMFGVAPDPGGYGFTGHGIGHGIGMCQWGAHGRADAGMNAAAILSAYFPGTVSRLA
- a CDS encoding diguanylate cyclase, which encodes MDTSIHFSEEATRTYGPDELEQHLRALAQTAASFARDIDVDTMLAYALRASASGCHAKRAFMMTVDGRDLSLRGVAPALGILDSDAISFRMVAGECAAIDAALQRGESTIFQSADDLTGFPQVAAALGAQNCLIAPVSAGKDIIGVLFLFDKYAPYGGFNALDVAFVRTTVGLLGGALQGMSLRDNAPSSFVGNVSGLVAQHLFDETFALEMERAQRLGLALGCVVFKVLEHGSIAQTHGLSSADVVMRHLGQTLAKHVRQIDILLRYDEQRIVLLMPGEKAETARAVMRRLDATVVRISWPKVGKVSLSCGVASYPEDAKSANELVATAIKHSGTAAEAAIDAA
- the dacB gene encoding D-alanyl-D-alanine carboxypeptidase/D-alanyl-D-alanine-endopeptidase → MHNSRGGKMRAAVPPPDAYQPRRLRRARLRAARRRFAAVCVLAAIVLAVIWIAHVFAPHPKTTVVAHATPRPPAFASNFIRAGSPWSARQTHEIAGAAGSVFGNGDFPASTGVVIEDARTGAKLYARNANGALAPASVLKLVVAATALRDLGPAYRFTSRFVTGQAPQGNAITGSLWFVGGGDPELTSADLQRAVAAMRASGIDRIDGDVIADGSLFGPDEVNPTWAADDLEYGYAALTSAVTMDGGTAQFTITPYPSGGAANVRVDPDAIAGAVVGTIRTTSSDAQNTLRIDPLPDGGGFQVSGLIPYGAPQKYWRSLSNPTQKAAVALKAMLVKAGIVVGGDASVGTAPPGGVAIWTRESRPLTAIIHRMMVDSDNHIAEQLLRSVGAQRFGVGTLANGLAAERDHLREVGVSEAGSGLADGSGLSTANRIDASAVAAVLRELVSGPDAAKYAALLPRVGLDGTVHVRDLAPDALGRVLGKDGYIEGVSSLAGYVKTAHHGVVIYAFLVNGWEHGLDSVWAGEDGLLAQIARY